The following nucleotide sequence is from Polyangiaceae bacterium.
TCGATGCCGGCGCGCTCGCAGATCTCACGGGCGGTCTTCTGACCGATTCCGAAGATGTAGGGCAGTGCGAACTCGATCTGCTTGCGACGGGGGAGATCAACTCCAGCAATACGGGCCATTCCGATATCCTCTTCTCAGCCCTGGCGCTGCTTGTGGCGAGGGTTGGTGCAAAGAACGCGAACCACGCCTGAGCGCTTCACCACTTTGCACTTGTCACAGATTTTCTTAACGCTGGGCCGGACCTTCATGGGGGTACCCTCTTAGAGCTTCTTGATGATGTGACCCCGAGAGGGGTCCTGGCTGGAGACCTTGATCAAGACACGGTCTCCTGAGATGAGTCGAACCATCGAGTGGCGCGATGCCGGGGTGAGCCCAACACGAAGCGTTCTTCCTGAGTCGAGACGCACGCGGAACATTCCGCGGGGTAGTACCTCTTCGACTAGGCCTGCTTCGCCTTGTTGCTTCTCCTCTTGATCTCGATCGTCCTCCTTGAAAGAACTCATCCGGGCGCTCGCCGTTAGTTGCCGAGAGCCTCGGTGATGCGGGCTGTGATTTCGTCCAGCTCGCCCACCCCGTCTACTTGCTTCAGCAAGCCGCGCTGCTCGTAGTAGGGGAGCAGTGCCGAGGTGATCGCCTCGTAATCATTGAGGCGCTGGACGACTTTTTCCTCCTGATCGTCTGCTCGATGCTGGAGCTCCGCATCAGGGGGCGGAGGATTGTACTTGAGGTGATAGATCTGTCCAGTCCGAACATCGGTACGGCGCAGGACAGCGCGCTCAATCAGGAGGTCTCGGGCCACCTTGATCTCGAGCACCGAGGTCAGGGGCATGCCCTTCTTCTCGAGCACCGCGTCCAAAGCCTCGGCCTGGGGCAGCGTGCGGGGGAAGCCGTCGAGGATGAAGCCCTTCTGAGCATCCGCCTCGTCTAGGCGCTCGTTCACTAGGCCGATGACGACCTCGTCTGGGACCAGCTGGCCGAGGTTCATGAACTTCTCGGCCTCTTTGCCAAGCGCGGTTCCTGCAGCCTTGGCAGCGCGCAGCATGTCCCCAGTGGAGATCTGGGGCACGCCCAGCTTCTCTACCAGGCGCT
It contains:
- the rpmJ gene encoding 50S ribosomal protein L36; the protein is MKVRPSVKKICDKCKVVKRSGVVRVLCTNPRHKQRQG
- a CDS encoding translation initiation factor IF-1, which gives rise to MSSFKEDDRDQEEKQQGEAGLVEEVLPRGMFRVRLDSGRTLRVGLTPASRHSMVRLISGDRVLIKVSSQDPSRGHIIKKL
- a CDS encoding adenylate kinase — translated: MRIVLLGPPASGKGTQAKRLVEKLGVPQISTGDMLRAAKAAGTALGKEAEKFMNLGQLVPDEVVIGLVNERLDEADAQKGFILDGFPRTLPQAEALDAVLEKKGMPLTSVLEIKVARDLLIERAVLRRTDVRTGQIYHLKYNPPPPDAELQHRADDQEEKVVQRLNDYEAITSALLPYYEQRGLLKQVDGVGELDEITARITEALGN